In Desulfovibrio aminophilus DSM 12254, a single window of DNA contains:
- a CDS encoding phage regulatory CII family protein, translating to MKGDITKLTQQIVLEGRKPAKDIAEAIGKPYSTLLRELNPFDGQAKLGVETLLEIMRVTQNVEPLKLMAESLGFELVGVCAPRAKADRMSVESGTLHVPAFG from the coding sequence ATGAAAGGCGACATCACCAAGTTGACCCAGCAGATCGTTCTCGAAGGCAGGAAGCCGGCCAAGGACATCGCCGAGGCCATCGGCAAGCCCTATTCCACGCTGCTTCGCGAACTCAATCCGTTCGACGGACAGGCCAAGCTTGGAGTGGAAACGCTGTTGGAGATCATGCGCGTGACCCAAAACGTGGAGCCGCTCAAACTCATGGCCGAGAGCTTGGGCTTTGAACTGGTGGGAGTGTGCGCCCCGCGCGCTAAGGCCGACCGCATGTCCGTGGAGAGCGGTACGCTGCACGTGCCGGCGTTCGGCTAG